The Triticum aestivum cultivar Chinese Spring chromosome 4B, IWGSC CS RefSeq v2.1, whole genome shotgun sequence sequence TGGGATGTGGGCGACCCCAGCCGAGCGCTGCTTCCTTTGGATGGGCGGCTTCCGGCCCTCTGATCTGCTCAAGGCATGTGCCTCTAACTACACTGAACATTAGCAATGTTATTCCTAAAAAAAATAGAAACGAAATCAACTGTCATTTTCGTTTCATAGTTTCTAGCAAAAAAGGTTCATTTGATAGTTCAGGAACCGAATTGCCAAACAAACTCTCCAAGTGTACTAATGATATCCTAATGAAAGTACATACTTCCCACTGTTGCTGCAGACACTGGCACCTCAGCTTGATCCCTTGACTGAACAGCAAATGGTTGGCATCTGCAGCCTTGAGCAGTCATTGCAGCAGGCAGAAGAAGCTCTCACCCAGGGCCTGGAGCAGCTCCATCAGTCATTAGCAATCACGGTGGCAGGCAGCGGGTCTCTTAGCGACGATACCAACATGGGGAGCTTCATGGGCGACATGGCCGTTGCTCTCGGCAAGCTGGCCAACCTTGAAGGCTTTGTCATACAGGTAACCGAAGATGTGTCACTACTCTTCAAACTTGACCATTATGTCAGTGTATGCTAGACTATTCGCTCATCTTATTCAAATTTGTAGATGAGCAGTGAAGTGCCTGGTAAAACTTGTAGGCAAATGTAGCAACAATCTGCATTCAGGGGAAATTTATTGCTCTGGCCACACCTAAATCATTCTAGCATCAGTTCTGCTACTAACTGTGCCAAGAATAAGTAAACATTTTAAACCTCACAAGTACTTCCACTAATAGTGCAAAAGATAATTGATTTGCCAATTTAAAAGGTCAATCTATCCACAATTCGCAAGTTATCATTCTTTTAAACTTCATTTGTTCATCTGGTGTATTCAAAAAGTTTACTGCTAGCATCTGCTGTGAGTTTTAGCTGCCAGGAATAAGATCACTGAGGCATGTACTAAAACAACATATGTGACATGCCATTTCCAGGCTGATAACTTGAGGCAGCAGACTCTTCACCAGATGCACAGGATTCTGACAGTTAGGCAGGCAGCTCGATGTTTCTTGGCTATTGGCGAGTACCATAACCGCCTCCGTGCCCTAAGCTCCCTCTGGGCTTCTCGCCCTCGAGAGTAAGTACCATGCAATTCTTACCTCTGTCCTGTGGTTAGTTTTCTTTTGCTAAACATGAAGTCTGCTACCTGTAGCTGTTGAAGTTATAGCCTATCTACAATTTATTTTTTTAAATCTAAGTGCATATGATTGAGCAAGGGCTTAATAGAGGCGAGAATCATCTTAGTTTATAATACCCATATTTGCCCTACTAATCAGCATGGAATCGACCACCCTCCTACCAGCAATCAAAACTCAAAAGTCAGCAGGCTTGTTTTCTACACCATAGCCTGCACTAAAACAAATGGCAAAAACAAGGTGCATCTATGGTGTGCAGAAAAAAAACTAGGGATGGTTTCTTTCACTTTTTCCTGGGATGCTTTCAGCTACCCTGCCTCTGTTTCTTTTCCCTAGGATATGTTTGGCTATCCCTGCCAACTAACCATTTTCTGTTTCGGCCTAAAAGAAGCATAGGTTCAGCAGTTGTAGTACCATTTTTCTGGATCTATCTCTGATCTATTTATTGCTGGTGCATATATTGCCTGCAGGATACTGATGACAGATGACGGCAATTGTGGAGAGCTAAGCATTGCAGCACATCCATCTGAAAGCCAATATTCAGCCTACTGATTCAAATGTATCTTGGAACTAACCTTCAAAGTAGGAGCATAAGCAAAACAACTGGGAAGAAATTTTTTGGATGTAATGTAGCAGATATGTGAGAAACAGAGAGCTGGGAAACAAAGGAAGCTCCAGAAATGGGAGAACTTGTCAGAATGCGTAGAACTGTCATCAGATTTTCTTGAGTCAAATGGTTTAATGTATCCTGGAGTGAGAACAAATGAAGGACACCCAGAGTTCATTATTGAAATAGTACTTCAATTTGTGTTATTTTCATTACTTCTGGCTGCATTTTGTAAGAACACCTTCTACCATGCACCACTACCAAAATATCTAGAATTGAATAGGTGAGCTATCTGACAGAATTTCAAAAAAATATCACTGCCAGAAAACGGGGAAAAGGTTAGATAAAATATATTGAAGCACTGATATTCAGtcacaattttttttatcattaCGAGGGAACAAAGGGGTAATCTCTGAGCATGAGTACACAAACCTGTTCCAGATATCAAATTTAGTACCTCATTCAGAGTCTTATATTGCACACACTGCTGTTGAGTTATAACTGCAAACTACATTTGATTTTTACATCTGTACGGTTCAAGCAGGCTAGTACCTattccctccgttcccaaatatttgtctttctaaagatttcatcaagtgactacatacgaagcaaaatgagtgaatctacactttaaaatatgtctacatacatccgtatgttgtgtccatttgaaatgcctagaaagacaaatatttgggaacggagggagtagatagtaCGCACAGGAAAAGAATTGTCATTTGAAGTTAAACCTTGCTACAATTTTGCAACACAGATAATAGAAACCAGCTTGAGGATAAGTTCAAGTTTCTTCCGTTATAAACCAAAGTGTACACTCCACAACACTGAATTTGCTGTGAAAAGAGTTGCTTAGAGGAGCAACTACCACACATACATTGAACAAACACGTACAAGAAAGGAAGGACTTTCCTGCATCTTCAGGGGGGAAATGGAGGATTTCCTTGTGTCACACATGATTGACATGTGGAGGAATATTTCAAATAGAGAATGGCAGGTATTCCTATACAATATGGCTTTACTCTGTTTTGGTTCTAACCTCACAGAAGAAGTATATCATGTAAGAAAGAAACCAGCTCACAGTTAATTATCTTTTTTCTGGACAACTCGACTTTTGGACCAATCTTCCAAAGTTTTGCGGTGAAGAGCGTTCATTTTGATCTTCCTCCTTCCTCGGATGACGTTTTCAGCATCTTTCCAGTTTTCGGCAACGCCCGTCGCCACTAGAATTGCGCACATGACACAGGCACTTCTTCCATGACCTGATGTTGTTGTAAATCATGCACAGAACAGATAGCCATTTTATCTTCATGTGGTGTCACTTACAAATAAATACAACAAAATTACCAAACTACGCAATGGTTCGCCGAAAGTAGAATGCAAACAAGAGAGGGTGATCATTGCTAACCAAATGCGCAGTGGACATAGACGGGCTTCCGCTGGGCTCTCTTCTCGCAGGCCCACCGCGCCGCGAATTCGATCTGGGACGGTAACGGGGCCCTGGTATCCCAAGTAGCAAGACAGACATACTCATCCACCTTCACAAACGAGCTCCTCGGCAGCTCACACGTGCAATCTACGACGGACGGATCCCCGGGAGGCAGGTGCTTTGGCATGAACGGCCAGCCCCCGAGGTAGAGCCCCTGGGCGATCTCGTCGTACACGTTCTCCTTCCTGAGGAACCTCTTCACCTTGGCGTACGTGCGTGCCAGCATCAGGAAGGGGCCGAAGAGCACGGCCGACCAGAGGGGGAACCGGCCCGACGGGGTCTTGCCCAGGATCCAGGGCAGGTTGACGGCGGTGTGGGACGCGACGGTGACGACGTAGGCGACGCAGCTGGTAGCGAGGATGGGGGCCGTGGCGGCGGCCCTCACGCCGGCCTGCCGCAGGGCGAGGGACGAGACGAGGAGCGCCGTCGCGGCGATGCCCGTCACCTTGGAGATCCCCATTGCTGTCTTCGTTACCGAGGTGGAATCTGGTGTTAATCTGTTTGGGGGTAATGTCGATTGAATCGAAAACGGAGTGGATCAAGAAGCGATCTGGATGTGGAGAAGTTACCGGCGGTGGCTGAGGGCGTGCGGGCGAGGAGACGGGAGGAGGGAAGAGTGGTGGGGAGGAGatgcggtggagcgggggaggaagAGAAGGCGGGAAGAGCGGGGGAAGAGGACAGGAGAGACTCCCCGACATAGTCGGGTGGGTCGAGACCGAAACATTGCTGCCATGTCACAAAAATGAAAAATCGGGTCATTCATTTGAAATGGAGTATAAAAATTGCTAAAGTTACCTTTTTCGGAGATTTTTTGGGGAAAGTGGAAATTTTAAAAGCAGACCCATCTCCACctgttttttttcgaaaaaatgTTACCTAGACTCGTCACCCCAAACCACGAAGACTCcctaaagaaaagttaaaaaaatCACCCATGCCACTACATGACACGTTTGAGTACGATGTCGAGCTCACAGTGAGCATGCACTCATGCCCTCTTCTCTGGTAACCTAGCCAGGACGAGCCGAAGTTGAAGATTGTCACGTTAGATCCCTCTGGTCGCGGCCATATTCACCAATGCCTTCATCGAGCATCGCGTGACGTGGATCAAACGGACACGCATCTCCATCGTCGTCTCGTAGCAGCACTCCAACCTTCACAGTAGGCCGTCCTTGAACAggatctcttcatcggtgtcatgtGGGCTTTTTGCCCGGTGAGATGCTCATGTGGCGCGAGCTTACGCCATAATTGACGCCCCTGCTAGATTTTTGCCTGAGTGGCGGAGAAGGCACCCGACTGGTGGATCCACAACAAGGGTGGCTCCGGCGACAGAGCTGGAGTAACCTC is a genomic window containing:
- the LOC123091695 gene encoding uncharacterized protein, whose amino-acid sequence is MGISKVTGIAATALLVSSLALRQAGVRAAATAPILATSCVAYVVTVASHTAVNLPWILGKTPSGRFPLWSAVLFGPFLMLARTYAKVKRFLRKENVYDEIAQGLYLGGWPFMPKHLPPGDPSVVDCTCELPRSSFVKVDEYVCLATWDTRAPLPSQIEFAARWACEKRAQRKPVYVHCAFGHGRSACVMCAILVATGVAENWKDAENVIRGRRKIKMNALHRKTLEDWSKSRVVQKKDN